A window of Cellulomonas sp. SLBN-39 genomic DNA:
CCCGAGCAGGCCGTACGGGTCGTCCTCGACGACGAGGACCCCGTGCCGCCGGCAGACCTCGAGCACCCGGGGACGGCGCTCGAGGGCGAGGGAGACACCCGCGGGGTTGTGGAAGTTCGGCACGGTGTACAGCAGCTTCGCCCGACGGCCCGCAGCGGCGAGCGCCGTCAGCGTCTCGTCGAGGGCCTCGGGGACCAGCCCGTGCTCGTCGATCGGCACGTGCACGACGTCGGCCTGGTACGCCCGGAACACGCCGAGCGCACCCACGTACGACGGCGCCTCGGCGACCACGACGTCGCCCGGGTCGCAGAACACGCGGGTGACCAGGTCCAACGCCTGCTGGGAGCCCGTGGTGACGACCACGTCGTCCGGGTGCGCGTCGATGCCCTGCAGGCGCATGACCTCGAGGATCTGCTCGCGCAGCGTCGGGTCGCCCTGCCCCGAGCCGTACTGGAGCGCCACGAGCCCGCGCTGCGCGACGACCCGCTGCGCGATGTCGGCCAGCACGTCGAGGGGCAGCCGGTCGAGGTACGGCATGCCACCGGCGAGCGACACGACCTCGGGTCGGTTGGCCACGGCGAACAGGGCGCGGATCTCGGAGGCGCGCATGCCGTGCGTGCGTTCGGCGTAGGCGCCGAACCAGGGGTCGAGACGGGTGCCGGCTGCGGCCGCGGACGTGGGGGTGGGTCCCGACGTCGTGCGGTCGGGCTCGGTCACGGAGGTCATCCCCTGAGTGTGGCACGCCACACCCGCGGGATGACCGGACGTCCCACGCCCGGAGTCAGGCCGGCGGGGTCCGATCCGGGACGATCTCCTCGATCTTCTCCCGGAAAGCGGCCTTCGGGCGGGCGCCGATGACCGAGTCGACCATCTCGCCGCCCACGAAGAACCCGATGAACGGGATCGACTGCACGTGGAACTGCTCGGTGAGCGCCGGGTTGGCGTCGGTGTCGACCTTCACGACACGGACGCGACCGTCGTACTCGGCCGCCAGCTCGTCGAGCACGGGCGAGACCATGCGGCACGGGCCGCACCAGGTCGCCCAGAAGTCCACGACGACGGGCAGGTCGGACTCCAGGACCTCCGCGCCGAAGGTCGCGTCGGTGACGTCGACGACGCTCATGCGCCCGCCTCCGCGCCGGTCGTCACGAGCGCCTCGCCGGGGACCTGCGGGTCGACGACGTCCGTGACCAGGCCGGACAGGTAGTGCTGCGCGTCGAGGGCGGCGGCGCAGCCGGAGCCGGCGGCGGTGATGGCCTGCCGGTACCGGTGGTCCACCACGTCGCCCGCGGCGAACACGCCGGGGATGTTGGTCAGCGTGGTGCGCCCCTGGACGACGACGTAGCCGTTCTCGTCGAGCTCGACCTGGCCGACCAGCAGCTCGGTGCGCGGGACGTGGCCGATCGCGACGAACACACCGCCGGCCTCGATC
This region includes:
- the trxA gene encoding thioredoxin yields the protein MSVVDVTDATFGAEVLESDLPVVVDFWATWCGPCRMVSPVLDELAAEYDGRVRVVKVDTDANPALTEQFHVQSIPFIGFFVGGEMVDSVIGARPKAAFREKIEEIVPDRTPPA
- a CDS encoding PLP-dependent aminotransferase family protein; translated protein: MTSVTEPDRTTSGPTPTSAAAAGTRLDPWFGAYAERTHGMRASEIRALFAVANRPEVVSLAGGMPYLDRLPLDVLADIAQRVVAQRGLVALQYGSGQGDPTLREQILEVMRLQGIDAHPDDVVVTTGSQQALDLVTRVFCDPGDVVVAEAPSYVGALGVFRAYQADVVHVPIDEHGLVPEALDETLTALAAAGRRAKLLYTVPNFHNPAGVSLALERRPRVLEVCRRHGVLVVEDDPYGLLGFEGDPRPALRSMDDEGVLYLGSFSKTFAPGYRVGWVVAPHAVREKLVLASESAILSPSNASQLTVSTYLQTCDWRAQIKDYREMYRERRDAMVGALAELMPTASWTVPDGGFYTWVRLPDGLDAREMLPRAVTALVAYVPGTAFYFDGRGADHMRLSFCYPTPERIREGVRRLAGVVAGESELVDLFGPGAHRADGDVQTPGPDVS